The following are encoded in a window of Brevibacillus ruminantium genomic DNA:
- a CDS encoding ClpX C4-type zinc finger protein, with amino-acid sequence MDQDFRKHKGSDIRIKEAIQELETLIQRCETNVSNSDSLAKLRYYEGMAVAYTTVSMKLKGEIDAIDPAVVDYLYEAADKTGASRLPQTIHSETCSFCGRSKNTAGELALGPGVSICLDCLQFAKAVVESHTKKGE; translated from the coding sequence ATGGATCAGGATTTTCGGAAACACAAAGGGAGCGACATCCGAATCAAAGAGGCGATTCAGGAGCTGGAGACATTGATCCAACGGTGTGAAACAAATGTATCCAACAGTGATTCACTTGCCAAACTGCGCTATTACGAGGGAATGGCCGTTGCCTATACGACGGTTTCCATGAAGCTGAAGGGGGAGATCGATGCGATCGATCCTGCCGTCGTCGATTATCTGTACGAGGCGGCTGATAAGACAGGTGCAAGCAGACTGCCGCAAACAATACACAGCGAGACTTGTTCCTTTTGCGGCAGGAGCAAGAATACGGCGGGCGAGCTGGCTCTGGGACCGGGAGTCTCTATCTGCCTGGACTGCTTGCAGTTTGCCAAGGCGGTGGTGGAGTCACACACAAAAAAGGGTGAATAG